Proteins co-encoded in one uncultured Draconibacterium sp. genomic window:
- a CDS encoding ribonuclease HII — translation MNKQKLLPFYNENTIEAGCDEAGRGCLAGPVFAAAVILPSDFENELLNDSKKLSEKQRYHLRPLVEEQALAWAVVAVDNKEIDEVNILNASFLAMNRAVEKLTSVPEHLLIDGNRFRTKGKIPYTCMIKGDGRFYSIAAASILAKTYRDDYMAEIHQEFPYYDWHKNKGYPTKKHRAAIKEYGPCKYHRMSFRLLDEQLAIEF, via the coding sequence ATGAATAAACAAAAACTTCTTCCTTTTTACAACGAGAATACAATTGAAGCCGGTTGCGACGAGGCCGGGAGAGGGTGTCTTGCCGGACCAGTATTTGCCGCTGCGGTAATTCTTCCGTCCGACTTTGAGAATGAGCTGCTGAACGATTCCAAAAAACTAAGCGAGAAACAACGTTATCACTTGCGTCCGCTTGTTGAAGAGCAAGCCCTGGCATGGGCTGTAGTCGCGGTTGATAATAAGGAGATTGATGAGGTAAATATTTTAAATGCTTCGTTTCTGGCGATGAACAGGGCGGTGGAGAAGCTTACCTCTGTACCCGAACATTTGCTGATTGACGGGAATCGATTCAGAACGAAAGGAAAGATCCCCTACACCTGCATGATAAAAGGCGACGGACGATTTTATTCTATTGCCGCAGCATCGATTCTGGCAAAAACTTACCGCGACGATTATATGGCAGAGATCCATCAGGAATTTCCATATTACGACTGGCACAAAAATAAAGGTTACCCAACTAAAAAACACCGGGCGGCAATTAAAGAGTACGGTCCGTGCAAGTACCATCGTATGTCGTTTCGGTTGCTGGATGAACAACTTGCGATTGAATTTTAA
- a CDS encoding sigma-70 family RNA polymerase sigma factor, with amino-acid sequence MQLEKIIHKVKKGDRRAQKLLFDKYVDRLFAVARRYAVNDVLAEEALFQAFMKIYTKLPEFQYINEAALMGWLSRIVINQTLMDRRKELSTLYKVEMLDEERHETSWMVEMDDGALIDLVNELPDGYRTVFLMNAVDGYAHKEIAEVLGISESTSRSQFFKARKFLQKKLAQDYGQAGT; translated from the coding sequence GTGCAACTTGAGAAGATAATTCATAAAGTAAAAAAGGGCGACCGACGAGCTCAAAAGCTATTGTTCGACAAGTATGTCGATCGGTTGTTTGCAGTTGCCCGCCGTTATGCGGTTAACGATGTTCTGGCCGAGGAAGCACTTTTTCAGGCATTTATGAAGATTTATACCAAATTGCCTGAGTTTCAATACATCAACGAGGCTGCGCTGATGGGATGGCTTTCGCGCATTGTTATTAACCAAACGCTGATGGACAGGCGAAAGGAACTAAGCACACTTTACAAAGTGGAAATGCTGGATGAAGAACGTCATGAAACAAGTTGGATGGTGGAGATGGACGACGGAGCACTGATTGACCTGGTAAATGAATTGCCGGATGGATACAGAACCGTGTTTTTAATGAATGCTGTTGATGGTTATGCACACAAAGAGATTGCCGAAGTGTTGGGAATTTCGGAAAGTACATCACGGTCGCAATTTTTTAAAGCACGTAAATTTTTACAAAAGAAACTTGCACAGGATTATGGACAAGCTGGAACATAG